From a region of the Eublepharis macularius isolate TG4126 chromosome 7, MPM_Emac_v1.0, whole genome shotgun sequence genome:
- the CDH17 gene encoding cadherin-17, translating to MFKLYGPPLFFLFVLHMIVCQDLSGPLQDSTFSVQEGNKPGVQYLYRFTFEPPVASLRLTGEKEGIMDILPKDGILYLNGSVDWEKKKVYKLQVEGLDANRVIVKGPYSITVNVEDVNDNPPQFDQEKYYGVVRQNSRAGKPFMYVTAHDRDDPNTPHGQLIYSIFHHFPSPYPEMLFQIDNVTGAISTSLTGASKLNPQDVNTFLLDISVQDMAGQSANFFRTNVDVNVTVLENLWKAPPPLKITENSTEPHPIIIAQVQWNEPGAIYEIVKKEKPPNKLPFTVNQDGNIYVTEPLDREEREIYSFFVAAKDEEGGWLAHPVAVSVTVQDINDNPPVCDKALATFEVQENERVGNDIGILKASDRDEQGTLNSRLKYRIVEQSPQVPLGNMFRIEFETGKLQLFRSALNRQVASNYSVKVEVADPAFKTLCNVEINVIDINDQIPVFEKSDYGSFTLPEDRPVGTILLEIQATDADEPFTGSSQIIYTITKGDPNNTFLIETDLKTNKGYVKINKVLDFETSPVYNLTISATNPEPLVPGVQYNSSSIAYWRVSVSDVKEAPVFRQLVYIASILENAPVGTEVVIPSAFDPEGDRIRYSLKNDHRKWLMIRPEDGTVYVAAPMDRETERTYIVQIVATEETNEARSSSAQVIIHLKDVNDNPPALPKDYSLFFCHPLQGNEEGKQIQVIDPDEHSHYQRFIYTLMGGSAMKHDWNLTKMEGKHAYISPKNRNLEAKIYEIPIQINDNGKPPRTGDVILKVKLCICGDDGECFRDVDRDNTFPTVATAVGILVGVLVVIGIILGAVFFHLKHKKQKEQKANPVTALNPSELRNLT from the exons ATTGTTTGCCAAGATCTAAGTGGGCCTTTACAGGACAGTACTTTTTCTGTTCAAGAAGGAAACAAACCAGGAGTGCAATATTTATATCGG TTTACGTTTGAGCCACCTGTCGCCAGCTTGAGACTGACGGGTGAAAAAGAAGGCATCATGGACATTTTACCAAAAGATGGGATTCTGTATCTAAATGGGTCTGTAGACTGGGAAAAGAAAAAGGTTTACAAGTTACAG GTGGAAGGTTTGGATGCAAACAGAGTGATAGTGAAAGGCCCATATTCCATCACTGTAAATGTTGAAGACGTCAATGACAACCCACCCCAATTTGATCAGGAAAAATACTATGGAGTAGTGAGACAAAATTCCCGTGCAG GAAAGCCCTTCATGTATGTTACTGCTCATGATCGCGATGACCCCAACACTCCACATGGACAGCTGATCTACAGCATTTTTCACCATTTCCCCAGCCCGTACCCTGAGATGCTTTTTCAAATTGACAATGTCACTGGAGCAATATCTACAAGCCTTACCG GGGCTAGTAAGTTAAATCCCCAGGATGTGAACACGTTTCTCCTCGACATTTCGGTACAGGATATGGCAGGACAGTCAGCAAATTTTTTCAGGACTAATGTTGATGTAAATGTCACTGTGCTGGAAAATCTTTGGAAAGCACCTCCCCCTCTCAAGATCACAGAGAATTCTACTGAGCCACACCCCATCATCATTGCCCAG GTTCAGTGGAATGAGCCAGGTGCAATATACGAAATCGTAAAAAAGGAGAAACCCCCTAATAAACTCCCGTTTACAGTTAATCAAGATGGGAACATTTATGTGACTGAACCACTGGACAGAGAAGAAAGAGAAATA TATTCATTCTTTGTAGCGGCAAAGGATGAAGAAGGAGGGTGGCTAGCCCATCCAGTGGCGGTTAGTGTCACAGTGCAAGACATTAACGATAATCCCCCTGTGTGTGACAAAGCTCTGGCTACATTTGAAGTTCAGGAGAACGAACGTGTAG GGAATGATATAGGAATTCTGAAGGCTTCTGACCGAGATGAACAAGGCACACTTAACTCTCGCTTGAAGTACCGCATTGTAGAGCAGAGCCCACAAGTCCCTTTAGGGAACATGTTCCGCATCGAATTTGAAACAGGGAAGTTGCAGTTATTTCGCTCTGCATTAAATAGACAGGTAGCTTCTAACTACTCTGTGAAGGTGGAAGTGGCGGATCCAG CATTCAAAACACTGTGCAATGTGGAAATAAATGTCATAGATATCAATGATCAGATCCCTGTGTTTGAAAAATCAGAT TACGGTTCTTTTACTTTGCCAGAAGACAGACCAGTTGGAACTATATTATTGGAAATTCAAGCTACAGATGCTGATGAGCCATTCACTGGAAGCTCTCAAATCATATACACAATCACAAAAGGAGATCCAAACAATACTTTTTTAATAGAGACAGATCTCAAAACAAACAAAGGATATGTTAAAATTAATAAG GTTCTTGATTTTGAAACTTCACCGGTATATAACCTTACAATCAGTGCCACGAACCCTGAACCTTTGGTGCCTGGGGTACAGTATAATTCAAGCTCTATTGCCTACTGGAGAGTTAGTGTCTCAGATGTGAAAGAAGCACCAGTTTTCCGCCAACTCGTCTACATAGCTAGTATACTTGAAAATGCTCCTGTAGGTACTGAGGTGGTAATCCCATCAGCCTTCGATCCTGAAGGAGACCGAATAAG GTATTCACTGAAAAATGACCACAGGAAATGGCTGATGATTCGCCCTGAAGATGGTACTGTATATGTAGCTGCTCCAATGGATCGGGAAACTGAACGTACCTACATTGTGCAAATAGTTGCAACTGAAGAAA CTAATGAAGCTCGGAGCTCCTCAGCACAAGTAATCATACACCTTAAGGATGTGAATGATAACCCTCCGGCACTGCCAAAAGACTATTCCTTGTTCTTCTGCCACCCACTCCAAGGAAATGAGGAGGGAAAGCAGATTCAAGTCATTGACCCCGATGAACATTCACATTATCAAAGGTTCATTTATACCCTCATGGGTGGGAGTGCAATGAAACATGACTGGAATCTTACAAAAATGGAAG GAAAACATGCTTACATCTCCCCGAAGAACAGGAATCTTGAAGCAAAAATCTATGAGATACCAATACAAATTAATGACAATGGAAAGCCACCAAGGACTGGAGATGTCATTCTGAAAG TAAAACTGTGCATATGTGGTGATGACGGAGAGTGCTTCCGAGATGTCGATCGAGACAATACATTTCCGACTGTAGCAACAGCAGTTGGCATCCTGGTTGGTGTACTGGTAGTTATTG